The DNA region caaccgcctctgtccctgcgccttcttttcccggcgattgtcctcggccgaggtcaattatgatgtgggggatcgggagctccttgccgtaaagctggccttggaggagtggcgccactggctcgaaggggcggagcaaccattcatcgtctggaccgaccataaaaacttggagtacatccagtccgccaggcgcctcaatccccgtcaagctcgttggtccctcttcttcagccgcttcaactttctcctcacctaccgccccggatctcggaacgtcaaaccggatgccctctcccgccagttcgccctggaggatagcccggtcaccgcagaaacaattatcccctcctcgtgtgtggtggccgcggtccattgggatatcgaggacaccgtccgagaggcccagaccaacgaccccgacccaggtaacggtcctccagataaactgtttgttcccgattctgtccggtctcaggtgctccagtgggtccatgcctcccgtttcgcctgccatcctggtgccggtcgctctctctccctcctcaggagacgcttctggtggcccacgatggacacagacacccgggcttatgtcgccgcctgccaggtatgtgctcgggccaaggcctcccactcacccccttctggtctcttgcatcctctcccagttcctcgtcgcccttggtcccacatcgccttggacttcgtgacgggccttcccccttcccaggggaacacggtggttctcaccattgtggaccgcttctccaaggccgcccatttcgttgccctgcctaagctccccacagccaaagaaactgccgaccagctgaccagtcatgtcttccgactccacggcatcccggtggacatcgtgtccgacagagggacccaattcacctctcaggtatggcggtctttctgcgacagtttgggggccacggttagcctcacgtccgggttccatccacaatctaatgggcagacggagcgggccaaccaagacctggagtcggccctacggtgcacagcctccgccaaccccgcgacctggagtactcacctaccctggatagagtacgctcacaactccctcgtgagttccgccactggtatgtcccccttcgaggcatcgctgggatatcaaccccctctctttcccacggaggagagggacctcgccgtcccgtctgttcagcgccatctccagcgctgtcgccggatctggaagaaggccagggcggcccttcttcgggctggagcgcgcactaaggcgacggccgatcgccaccgtgtcccggcgcccgtataccaacctggccagatggtttggctctccgccaagacggtcccgctgaagacggactcccgtaagctgtccccccgattcctgggaccgtttaagatcatgaggatcataaatccatcggcggtgcgcctccagttacccccgtctctccggattcatccgacctttcacgtctcccaggttaaaccagtccggaccagcgacctgtgccctccggccgatcccccaccgcccgcccgagtcattgacggccacccggcgttcaccgtccgccgcctgattgacgttcgtcgccgtggtaggggcctccagtacctcgtcgattgggagggttacggtccggaggagcgatcctgggtgcccagggcacgcattctggaccccgacatggtgagagacttccaccgcgctcatcctgacaagcctgggggtccaccaggaggtggaccttagggggggggtactgtcatgatgtcagtttccctgtcctcccgtgctctctccccctcccctacctgtgtgtctggagctgggtggagtgcctgactcctcccgtgcacacctggggtgcatcagcctaatcaccaccacctgctgctgagtacaagaaggcttggcagtctacactcggtgccagaccgtccgcgtgtaaaacgtgaatgtttcttgctaagctttgttatatggtactttccggcaaatgctcatttggatttatgcaccctccagattcctgcctctactcgcccagctcctgccgccacgttccagtcccggtatcgcttccagctcgtcttgtctcctgctcgtctcgtctcctgctcgtctcgtctcctgctcgtctcgtctcctgctcgtctcgtctcctgtccggtcctggtctctggtttgtcacccgctccccgctctggtcttcgtctgatccgcctgccctggtaccgcacctgcttctatccccgtcctggtcctgtcctgcccgcctctacctgcaccgcacccgcctgacccgtctcccgctccccggttcctgtacctgctcttgtgacctgtttaaagactgcattttcaccgctgtaaataaacactgttaaaactgctctggtctgcatcctttggtcctatccgcaccgttacgacacaagACAAAAACTTGTCAACTCCGGCAGTTGTCAACTTCGTTAGATTTCAGGTCTGACGGAGTTGACAAATGCACCTGTGCtaataaaatattgtttatgAATTTAGAAATATGTTAAATTGCAAATTCatggtttaagtttaaaatataatatattcatACAACATAAATAACATTGTATAATGTGAAGTTGAATGTGTTACGGAGTTGACATTTTAGGCTGACGGAGTTGACAAACCCACCAATTTAGTAAGGAATTAAATGGTTaattttcttaacaaaaatctATAATGGAATAGATTTTTCCACTTTTCATCTCTTGAAATTGTATTGTCAGTTGTCACTTATATTATGAGCCGGCTATAGCCCAGTCATTGACACTGGCGCTTCAAAGGGTCAAATGCAATTTAGAATGTGTAAAATCACCAATATCAGAATAAAAACTCATGGAGGGGCAGATTAGAGGTGGAAGAAGTGGATGGGAACATTGAAGGAGCACtggagaggtagaggaggatAAAGAGGGACTGACTGAGAGACAGGGGGtcgagagaggagggagagtggactGTCCTTTCCTGGGAAAGTCTTATTTTGGTTTAGAAGTgaaataattgtttgttttgtgattagTGTTCAATTTAGCATCTGTTTTCATCTagattaaaacatatttgttcAGTTTTCAGCAGTGTTGTTATGAATGTATGAGTGTTGTAATGAATcaaattttatatgtttttgtatgtctGATGGAGTTGCAAATGACTGagttatataaaaaaacattttgtaaaaaatgtttttagtcaGAACCTGTTCCTTTGCATTTCTACACAGCTCAGACCTTACTCTACAAACATATATAGCTCTCATAAAAGTAgaatgctttaaaaaaaaaaaaaaaaaaatcacaattcaaaACCTGTTTTGTCCCGACTCTCAAGAATCACCgatttaataatatttaataccaCAAACACCAAAACATAGCACATTTATAGTTTTATCACGTACAAACTTTAGATTGTCATTAAGAACTGTGTATATGTATTGGACAGATAACTTGACTAGATAAGTTGCTGAGAAAAGCCATAACTACATCACTATAAACTGGAATTTAGGCTTACTCCATTATTTGCAGCTTAAGTTCCCACTACACAAGAAATTGCAGCATGAAAATGCAACCCACACAAATGAGAGTTTTGTGTCCAAATGTTTGGATGTACAGTATATTCACTTAGAttattttgttgtgtgtgtatagtgtagTGGTGTTACAGACCCTCCTGGACACAATCATGTCTGTGAAAGAGTGTAGTGTAGGGGTGTAGTGTAAGGGTGTAGTGTAAGGGTGTAGTGTGAGAGTGGAGTGTGAGAGTGGAGTGTGAGGGTGTAGTGTAAGGGTGTAGTGTGAGGGTGTAGTGTGAGAGTGGAGTGTGAGGGTGTTGTGTAAGGGTGTAGTGTGAGGGTGTAGTGTAAGGGTGTAGTGTGAGGGTGTAGTGTGAGGGTGTAGTGTGAGGGTGTAGTGTAAGGGTGTAGTGTGAGGGTGTTGTGTAAGGGTGTAGTGTGAGGGTGTTGTGTAAGGGTGTAGTGTGAGGGTGTAGTGTAAGGTGTAGTGTGAGGGTGTAATGTGAGGGTGTAGTGTAAGGTGTAGTGTGAGGGTGGAGTGTACTGTGTGAAGGTGTAGTGGTGGTACAGACCCTCCTAGGCACGATCATGGAGATGGGCTCAATCAGGCCCTTCAGAGGTATCAGTTTGTAGAAGCGAAACACCTCACAGGCTCCGACGTCCAGACCGTGCTTTGGCATCACTCCTGCACATTCCACACACAAGGGGAGCATTTATGTCAGTAAAAATGCGAAAACTGCGTTGATATGGGTCCTATATGCTCGCACCTATAAGTGCCCTATATAGCAACTTCCCAGACATCCAGAGCACTTAAcgttacattattcattcactccacactcccccctcccaccaccaccaacctaggcaatgtgggtcaagtgtcttgtctaaggacacaacaatagtttGCACTTGACTGTGGCACCTCATATTCCCAgctgtctcccatccaagtaccaaCCAGGcacagccctgcttagcttcctgGGCCTTGAGAAGCAGATACGGCCACATACCATCTATCTTATGACGCAGAAATGGTGAACTTCATCACAGGCCcccatcagaaatgttacatattacACCTTTAATGTTGAATGTTTTAAACGTCTATCGGAAATTACTTTGAGCTTGAATTGTGTTATTGATACAACAGAGGACTGTTGTCATGCCAGATTCTTGCCTGAAACTCATTAAGTGCTTGGATGGAGGACAAATTCTATGATGGATAGTAAGATTCAAACTGTAGATGTTTCAACTTGGTTTGGTTTGTGCTTAAAATCTTCCATTACCTGCCTGAGATATAATCTTTAGAACTTGTAAGTCCCCCCCCCCTTCTCCTTTTGATCTACACAAAGCACTGAGAGCAGCCCTCCACAGATAGACCTGACCTTGGACCCATATTCCAGCCCCCCTCAGCACACCAGGCAGGAGAGTAAGAAGGCAACCTTACCCAGCCCCTTCTGTGGTGCAGGGGACCTAAACTCCATCAGGTACTGCAGGTACGGCTTCTCCGTGGTCACCTCAAAGTACCGGATGTTCCCATCTCCCTGAAACAtaggttagcatgttagctttgTGTGCAAGGAAAATCAACTTATCTGCAGTTATCTAAGATGTTTCTTTAAAAGGATGTGGGGGATAATTCAGTACTTAAATTGCCGCTCCTTTACCAAGATCTTTACGTTTTTgtgcaatacaaaataaaccatCAGACATTTCTTGAAGCAAACCAAGTAATCTAGACCTACACACTAACAACTTGCCTTTCCTGCAAGATACAGCATGTGAGTGTCTGCGTCATAGAAGGGGAAGAGTAGTCCAGAGAGTCCATCTATGTCCTCCTCCACCATGGGCATGGACAGGTCCTCCTGCAAGAGCCCACAACAAAAGAGGGGTTAGGCCTATCCCCCTGAAACAGCCCACACAGAGGGGTCAGACCTGGGTATGTAACAGCCCACACAGAGGGGTCAGACCTGGATATGTGACAGCCCACACAGAGGGGTCAGACCTGGGTATGTCACAGCCCACATAGAGGGGTCAGACCTGGGTATGTCATAGCCCACACAGAGGGGTCAGACCTGGGTATGTCATAGCCCACACAGAGGGGTCAGACCTGGATATGTAACAGCCCACACAGAGGGGTCAGACCTGGATATGTAACAGCCCACACAGAGGGGTCAGACCTGGGTATGTCACAGCCCACACAGAGGGTCAGATCTGGTATGTCACAGCCCACACAGAGGGGTCAGACCTGGGTACACTTAGGCGGGTCTGGAGGTGGCTCTGACCTGGTCCCATAAGGCGATCTGTCTCGTGTTCCAGCGGGAGAAGCCGGTGGTCAGCAAACGCTTCATGTTGCCAAGGAACACCACGCGGTTCACACGGTGGTTTTTACAGTTGGCCTCCTgcagacacacagaggagagaggtttAAGGgcacaataaaatacagtacttcAGTAATCCAATACTCCAGAAATTACTATGGTACTTTAAAGATTATCCTGAAAGACTAATAATCtaatagtaaaatatatatatatacctgtTCCTGCTCCTGATTGGTTCAGTTTGGTGTGGAGCATATGGCTCTAATCACACATCATGTCACACTGATCAGGAAGTACAAGGACCAAGgtcagacacaacaacagggcTTTCCACACATTACTCAGAAACCATTATAGTGGAATATAACAGAGTTTGCACAAACAACACACGCTTTTCTTTAAGCTACTTTGTTACTGTTCTAAATAAAAGAGCCATTTGCCTATGAGTCGGTAAGTGTGTAACTTACCTAAAGGTTGGAGGTCCCATCTTAGTAAATTCTTATTGgtttcttgggcaagacacttcaccctgcTTGCCTAAATCTTATAGATATGTGAAGGATTAATGGAGGTGTGTTAgtctgcctcagggcagctATGACTGCAGAAGTGGCTTATCACCACAGAGTGTGGAGTACCttaatgatgtaaaaaaaaataaatatggagTAGAAACCACTGGCCAGTCCTAGCCCAGAGCGTCTGTTGCTGTGGTGGCTGCTCTGACCTGCAGCACTCGGCCTGAGCGCGGCTCGATGACCCTGAGCTTGCGGTCCTTACAGCTGGTGGCTAACAGGCTGCCGTCCGTGTTGAAGGACATGCTGAGGACCACGTCTGAGTGACAGTCGATCATCTTCACCGGCTCCCCCAGCTCCAAGTTCCAGATCAGGATCTGCTCACAGGGACAGGACTGTCAGGGCCAGGGAGGGACTACACACAGATAACTAcgtgtgtgtgcaagagtggaACGGGTTTGAGGCGCATCACAATCTTTCTTCCTGCTGTTCTGTTGTGCTATGGGTGAAATCATTATTGATAATCACATTCTATCTTGTGGCTGGATAAATACAGTGGGATATTGGACATAACAACAATAATTCAACTCATTTCCATTTCATCTAATGCAGTTTGTGTCTGTTGCAATGTTACAGCTGTCCTTTGTCTGTTTATATTTGCAATGTCGCTTATCAATACAATTCAATGCAACTGACAGGAATGGGGACAAAATACTAAAAACTTCTGATAAAATAGGAAGACTGGACTTCCATTTGCTATCAATGAATGCTCGTATCTGCTTGTTTTATACTTACTCTAGCTTAGACAAGAGATTAGTGTGTGAGTTTTGACCTTGTAGTCGTAGCCGGCGCTGAATAGGATGCCGCTGCTGGTGGGGTGCCACTCGATAAGCCCCACTCGTCTGCTGTGTCCATATAGCTCCAGCAGGGCGGCGTTCATGTTACGCCTCAGCCCGCCCTCAGGGATCTCCCATACACGCACCTGTCACAGAACACACGGTTATGCACCTGTCAGTACAAACAACTCAGGGTCAGATTGGAGTAAGAAGTATTTGGGAAGAATTGGAGGAATGGAGGGTTAGAACAAGACCTGTCCACTGTCAAAAGAATACACAAGAAAATCTTTATTGAAATGCCttacaattttacaattttacaattttatcTTATATAGAGCATTTGGGTTAATCCAGTTTTATTTGAATTGTATTTAGTTATCATTTATCTTTGactggaaaaacacacaaaaagttCAATAAGTTTTCTGAATAATTATCAATATTTTTCAATAGTAATGACCAGTTGAGACATTTGAGTTGTATTTACTCAGTTGGGCTTGAAATAACACCTTAAAATTACTAAGAGACTAATCCTATCCAACACGCTCCATCCTACTCAGAAATATAAACATTCTGAAGTCATAGATATACTTGTACGGTGCATGGGGcagagcacacagacacacagaagaCTCTGGTCAGTAACACCACAGCCCAGAGCTGTGGGATTACACTGGATTACAACTGCTGCCCGGATCGCTGTGAAAGCACCAGATTATCCACCAACAAGTCAAAGTTCTACACGCGTAAAAGGGCCGTATCTGAATGAAAGTACTACACGCGTAAAGTACTGTAAACGCAACAGTACTACACAAAGAAGTACGCCGCATATAAAAGTACTATGCGAGTCAAAGTTTTGACATGTGAAAGGACTGTATACAAGTACTCCACATAAAAGTaccacaaaagtaaaagtactgtacaaatgttttaaatgatgaGGTGAACTTGAGACCACTATGAAAAGGTGTAACATTTGTTGGAGCATTTAATGTAAATTGAATTATGGaatgatactgaaaaaatgtatAAGGATTTTGACATAATAACAGACATAATAACATATGCTATATAACAACAGATGCTATTTCAACTTGttttaaacattaataataataaaggcttactcaaacatgtgtgaatgaaacaaaagacacacaGGTATGCTTTGGCAGAGGTAACAATGCTCTAACATGGCTAGAAACTCACAATAGTCAGTTTTGCaaaatataggacatttaaaacaaactccGCACTAGTACCATAATATACACTTATTGCCCTGGTACAGAACACTTACAGAGGTGTCTTCTGAGCAGGACGCAATGATGTTCTCAAAGAAGGGGTTCCACTTGATGTCCAGAACATTCCCCTGGTGACCACAGACTTTGGGGTGGTGTGAGTCCAAACGCCCGGACTGTAAGACACATAAAAGCATTTACATTATACAAGGCATTTGGGCCTGTCaggtttaatttaataataatagaaatgatgaTTTTCCCAGCACTCTAAACTTGTAAGAATGTGTTAAATATATAAGGTTAAACTATAGGCCTAcccaaaatgaataaataaataaaatcatcctTGGTCATTATTAGATTAGACTGTTGTATATGAGTCGGCCTAATCAAAGTGCATGGACTGGAGGAGGTCTGTCTGTTGCAGTGGgacgtctgtgtctgtgtggtgtttATGTAGTGACCAGGGCCGTCCAGAGGGGGGCAGCGGCTcctcacactggaggagctgtggATGTGGGTCAGGATGAATGATTTGGcgtcctctgacctcctcactGACCTCCTCTGGGACAAACTCGGGTCTAACCAGGGTCTAGCCAGGGACTAACCAGGTGATAACCAGGAGCTAACCAAGGACTAACCAGGGACTAACCAGGGTCTAACCAGGGTCTAGCCAGGATCTAACCAAGATctaaccaggatttaaccagggaCTAACCAGGGTCTAACCAGGATCTAACCAGGGTCTAACCAGGGTCTAACCAGTCCTAACCAATCCTACAGGACAACAAAAGATTACTGAAGCATGAGTTAATGAAGTATAAGCTAATAAACAGGGAACACAAGAAGATTTTGTCTCCTTTAATAAGTATATTAAAAAATGGCAGGAATTGGAACTGCTAATGTTATGCTGATCACACATTAACAGTTTAGCTAATGTGAGGCGTTCTACTGTGTGACTGTTAAAGCTCCGAGTGAGAGTGAGGCTCAGCACCACTGCACAGAGCACACACGAGTCACAGTAATGTTGTGTGTGCGGTGTTCACAATAATAACTGTGCTactattttcagtttgtgtgtgaCTGAATAAACTCATCAAATAATGACATCATCTGCAACCAACTTAGTGACTGGACAGTACACAGACACGAGctgagagagaagaggtttGGCCTAAGAACACAGAGTCACAATGTCATTATCAACGTCTCCTCCGGGCATCACTTCAGCTTCCTCTGGATCCAATTTAGTCAAATGTGATGAATCAAAAcaataagacaaaatattaGTTAAATAACAGTTTCATGAGCAGAAGAGACACCCATGTTTGTGTGAgtgggtatttatcacatcATGAGGACCTGCCTCCCTTATGGGACATCAGTGGtggattttgttacttaagtaaaagtacagataaaagagcaaagaaatactcatgAAAAagaatcaaatgaaaaaaaaaatctgtgaaaaaaatagcaaaagtAATAGagtacctatttaaaaatgtactttaaatcagcacaaaaatacttgtactttttactcttttagtttatgtgttaaaaataaaccctcagcctttttagcaggtctctgaaaaaataaaaacataaaaaatcagtccagttaaaaaatgtaagtggagtagaaaataactaaagtaaaagtaaagtacgtaaaatctatttaagtaaagtacagatacctaaaatttacacatgagtacaatactttactacttttacagaCCATCACTAAAAATGAGGTCCCCATGACGGCCGTCCTCATGTAGATCAACAATATGGTTCAGAGTTCAGACAAAGATTCAGATGGGTTACGTT from Periophthalmus magnuspinnatus isolate fPerMag1 chromosome 3, fPerMag1.2.pri, whole genome shotgun sequence includes:
- the coro2ba gene encoding coronin-2B isoform X3, translated to MSWRPTYRSSKFRNVYGKVANREHCFDGVPITKNVHDSHFCAVNAKYIAVVTESAGGGSFIVIPISQSGRLDSHHPKVCGHQGNVLDIKWNPFFENIIASCSEDTSVRVWEIPEGGLRRNMNAALLELYGHSRRVGLIEWHPTSSGILFSAGYDYKILIWNLELGEPVKMIDCHSDVVLSMSFNTDGSLLATSCKDRKLRVIEPRSGRVLQEANCKNHRVNRVVFLGNMKRLLTTGFSRWNTRQIALWDQEDLSMPMVEEDIDGLSGLLFPFYDADTHMLYLAGKGDGNIRYFEVTTEKPYLQYLMEFRSPAPQKGLGVMPKHGLDVGACEVFRFYKLIPLKGLIEPISMIVPRRSDTYQEDIYPMTAGTEPALSAAEWLSGINRDPVLMSLKEGYSRPNQLVFKAPVKKEKREVVVNGIDLLENVPPRTENEMLRMFFRQQEELRRLKDELASKDVRIRQLELELNNLKNVSPNGV
- the coro2ba gene encoding coronin-2B isoform X2 — encoded protein: MTVSKMSWRPTYRSSKFRNVYGKVANREHCFDGVPITKNVHDSHFCAVNAKYIAVVTESAGGGSFIVIPISQSGRLDSHHPKVCGHQGNVLDIKWNPFFENIIASCSEDTSVRVWEIPEGGLRRNMNAALLELYGHSRRVGLIEWHPTSSGILFSAGYDYKILIWNLELGEPVKMIDCHSDVVLSMSFNTDGSLLATSCKDRKLRVIEPRSGRVLQEANCKNHRVNRVVFLGNMKRLLTTGFSRWNTRQIALWDQEDLSMPMVEEDIDGLSGLLFPFYDADTHMLYLAGKANGNIRYFEVTTEKPYLQYLMEFRSPAPQKGLGVMPKHGLDVGACEVFRFYKLIPLKGLIEPISMIVPRRSDTYQEDIYPMTAGTEPALSAAEWLSGINRDPVLMSLKEGYSRPNQLVFKAPVKKEKREVVVNGIDLLENVPPRTENEMLRMFFRQQEELRRLKDELASKDVRIRQLELELNNLKNVSPNGV
- the coro2ba gene encoding coronin-2B isoform X1; translation: MTVSKMSWRPTYRSSKFRNVYGKVANREHCFDGVPITKNVHDSHFCAVNAKYIAVVTESAGGGSFIVIPISQSGRLDSHHPKVCGHQGNVLDIKWNPFFENIIASCSEDTSVRVWEIPEGGLRRNMNAALLELYGHSRRVGLIEWHPTSSGILFSAGYDYKILIWNLELGEPVKMIDCHSDVVLSMSFNTDGSLLATSCKDRKLRVIEPRSGRVLQEANCKNHRVNRVVFLGNMKRLLTTGFSRWNTRQIALWDQEDLSMPMVEEDIDGLSGLLFPFYDADTHMLYLAGKGDGNIRYFEVTTEKPYLQYLMEFRSPAPQKGLGVMPKHGLDVGACEVFRFYKLIPLKGLIEPISMIVPRRSDTYQEDIYPMTAGTEPALSAAEWLSGINRDPVLMSLKEGYSRPNQLVFKAPVKKEKREVVVNGIDLLENVPPRTENEMLRMFFRQQEELRRLKDELASKDVRIRQLELELNNLKNVSPNGV